A region of Triplophysa rosa linkage group LG16, Trosa_1v2, whole genome shotgun sequence DNA encodes the following proteins:
- the fbxl2 gene encoding F-box/LRR-repeat protein 2 isoform X2, producing MNGITKSRFEVFSNSDEALINKKLPKELLLRIFSYLDVVTLCRCAQVSKAWNVLALDGSNWQKIDLFNFQTDIEGRVVENISKRCGGFLRQLSLRGCLSVGDASMKTFAQNCRNIEQLNLNGCTKITDSTCISLSKFCSKLRHLDLTSCVSITNHALKALSEGCRMLENLNLSWCDQITSDGIEALSRGCTGVRALFLRGCTQQITDDGFVSLCRGCHKLQMVCVSGCSNITDASLTALGLNCQQLKILEAARCSHVTDAGFTVLARNCHDLEKMDLEECILVTDNTLVQLSIHCPRLQALSLSHCELITDDGIRHLSSSVCGQDRLQVVELDNCPLITDITLEHLKSCQRLERIELYDCQQVTRAGIKRIRAHLPEIKVHAYFAPVTPPPSVHGGGQRLCRCCVIL from the exons ATGAACGGCATCACCAAGAGCAGATTTGAG GTGTTCTCAAACAGTGATGAGGCTCTTATCAACAAAAAACTTCCAAAAGAGCTTCTGCTCAG GATTTTTTCCTACCTGGATGTAGTTACTTTGTGTAGGTGTGCTCAAGTATCCAAG GCATGGAATGTTCTTGCTTTAGATGGGAGCAACTGGCAGAAGATTGATCTGTTCAATTTTCAGACAGATATTGAG GGCCGTGTGGTGGAAAACATCTCAAAGCGATGTGGAGGTTTTTTAAGGCAGCTGAGTCTAAGGGGCTGCCTCAGTGTAGGAGATGCCTCCATGAA gacTTTTGCTCAGAACTGTCGCAACATTGAACAGCTGAACCTCAACGGCTGCACCAAGATCACGGATTCCACATGCATCAGCCTTAGCAAGTTCTGCTCTAAACTCCGCCACCTTGACCTGACCTCCTGCGTGTCCATCACCAATCATGCACTTAAGGCCTTAAG TGAGGGCTGCCGCATGTTGGAGAATCTGAACCTTTCTTGGTGTGATCAGATCACGAGCGATGGCATCGAGGCTCTTAGTCGTGGCTGCACAGGTGTCAGAGCTCTGTTTCTGAGAGGCTGCACACAg CAAATCACAGACGATGGCTTTGTGAGTTTGTGCCGGGGCTGTCACAAACTGCAgatggtgtgtgtgtctggCTGCAGCAATATCACAGACGCCTCTCTCACCGCCCTCGGCCTCAACTGCCAACAGCTAAA GATCCTGGAGGCTGCTCGCTGCTCACATGTGACTGATGCTGGTTTCACAGTTCTTGCCAGA AATTGTCATGATTTGGAGAAGATGGATTTAGAGGAATGTATTTTG GTGACTGATAACACTCTGGTTCAACTCTCAATCCACTGCCCTCGGCTGCAGGCGCTG agCCTGTCTCACTGCGAGTTGATAACAGATGATGGAATCAGACACCTGAGCAGCAGTGTGTGTGGTCAGGACCGTCTGCAGGTCGTAGAGTTGGATAACTGCCCTCTGATCACAGATATCACACTGGAGCACCTCAAGAGTTGCCAACGTCTAGAACGCATAGAGCTGTATGACTGCCAGCAGGTCACTCGCGCGGGCATCAAACGCATCCGG GCTCACCTTCCTGAGATCAAAGTTCACGCCTACTTTGCTCCGGTCACACCCCCTCCTTCAGTGCACGGGGGTGGCCAGCGTCTGTGCCGATGCTGTGTCATACTCTGA
- the fbxl2 gene encoding F-box/LRR-repeat protein 2 isoform X1, with the protein MNGITKSRFEVFSNSDEALINKKLPKELLLRIFSYLDVVTLCRCAQVSKAWNVLALDGSNWQKIDLFNFQTDIEGRVVENISKRCGGFLRQLSLRGCLSVGDASMKTFAQNCRNIEQLNLNGCTKITDSTCISLSKFCSKLRHLDLTSCVSITNHALKALSEGCRMLENLNLSWCDQITSDGIEALSRGCTGVRALFLRGCTQLDDAALKHLQKHCPELMTINMQSCTQITDDGFVSLCRGCHKLQMVCVSGCSNITDASLTALGLNCQQLKILEAARCSHVTDAGFTVLARNCHDLEKMDLEECILVTDNTLVQLSIHCPRLQALSLSHCELITDDGIRHLSSSVCGQDRLQVVELDNCPLITDITLEHLKSCQRLERIELYDCQQVTRAGIKRIRAHLPEIKVHAYFAPVTPPPSVHGGGQRLCRCCVIL; encoded by the exons ATGAACGGCATCACCAAGAGCAGATTTGAG GTGTTCTCAAACAGTGATGAGGCTCTTATCAACAAAAAACTTCCAAAAGAGCTTCTGCTCAG GATTTTTTCCTACCTGGATGTAGTTACTTTGTGTAGGTGTGCTCAAGTATCCAAG GCATGGAATGTTCTTGCTTTAGATGGGAGCAACTGGCAGAAGATTGATCTGTTCAATTTTCAGACAGATATTGAG GGCCGTGTGGTGGAAAACATCTCAAAGCGATGTGGAGGTTTTTTAAGGCAGCTGAGTCTAAGGGGCTGCCTCAGTGTAGGAGATGCCTCCATGAA gacTTTTGCTCAGAACTGTCGCAACATTGAACAGCTGAACCTCAACGGCTGCACCAAGATCACGGATTCCACATGCATCAGCCTTAGCAAGTTCTGCTCTAAACTCCGCCACCTTGACCTGACCTCCTGCGTGTCCATCACCAATCATGCACTTAAGGCCTTAAG TGAGGGCTGCCGCATGTTGGAGAATCTGAACCTTTCTTGGTGTGATCAGATCACGAGCGATGGCATCGAGGCTCTTAGTCGTGGCTGCACAGGTGTCAGAGCTCTGTTTCTGAGAGGCTGCACACAg CTTGATGATGCAGCACTTAAGCACCTTCAAAAGCACTGTCCCGAACTCATGACAATCAACATGCAATCGTGCACA CAAATCACAGACGATGGCTTTGTGAGTTTGTGCCGGGGCTGTCACAAACTGCAgatggtgtgtgtgtctggCTGCAGCAATATCACAGACGCCTCTCTCACCGCCCTCGGCCTCAACTGCCAACAGCTAAA GATCCTGGAGGCTGCTCGCTGCTCACATGTGACTGATGCTGGTTTCACAGTTCTTGCCAGA AATTGTCATGATTTGGAGAAGATGGATTTAGAGGAATGTATTTTG GTGACTGATAACACTCTGGTTCAACTCTCAATCCACTGCCCTCGGCTGCAGGCGCTG agCCTGTCTCACTGCGAGTTGATAACAGATGATGGAATCAGACACCTGAGCAGCAGTGTGTGTGGTCAGGACCGTCTGCAGGTCGTAGAGTTGGATAACTGCCCTCTGATCACAGATATCACACTGGAGCACCTCAAGAGTTGCCAACGTCTAGAACGCATAGAGCTGTATGACTGCCAGCAGGTCACTCGCGCGGGCATCAAACGCATCCGG GCTCACCTTCCTGAGATCAAAGTTCACGCCTACTTTGCTCCGGTCACACCCCCTCCTTCAGTGCACGGGGGTGGCCAGCGTCTGTGCCGATGCTGTGTCATACTCTGA
- the susd5 gene encoding sushi domain-containing protein 5 isoform X3 produces the protein MCLIINRHQYNLIGHVFFLDLENGSKGGQEAGFEAAANACIAQGAQVASGADLHHAVLECAFSACSRGWLSGPGIGTTVCSSVQGTLRPVDVQLENVTRDIERLGVFCVKDSDAPCGQPPSFPNSHLQGKTGLDLGDELLYACNQEYKLPDGQTAFSLFCDSCGEWYGLVQHCLKDDPKGHIDYEDKFTDGHLFENPREVHQVSFTPGGTIDHEIDEPSSEPEREPTVMSEANEDDTVLATKPPVSQLSQKHMFWFPSEAFQDREEHPHITTDSSVKIPVEDQSHMTDKISHQSEVITEEYDSVYDHATDSPTEEPTSPSVGSTEDSWLDGYPVSQGGDKGGLSTGKAELEHGVDVETVTGRTDLEVFEDATKSSVETGGLIDSSVEEHIEVTNHPEDVKYEVVIHVKGEDNVGGGTTRDEKPVGVKDDPVVTYSEEFTEDELEKKTPKVPTKTESEAELEWDDVTGTPNAVYMKPTTFVTLTTTSADDVALHKRPMMYTPSYAPENVSTSQQGLGPEHKATPSGMVHLDSTPVFTDMTTPIMWETNDNDHFLEHVPDHGTADIPHVQSEIERDGDLSPDPQEGAGESACAEDPCRASGRGPMVAAIIVGIAAAVVGVVLGVWCYKKRQQKSSHYQLNGTNRQTQCIELQQTV, from the exons atgtgtttaatcattAACCGACACCAATACAATTTAATAG GACATGTGTTCTTTCTGGATTTGGAGAATGGTTCAAAAGGTGGACAAGAGGCAGGGTTCGAGGCAGCAGCTAATGCCTGTATCGCTCAAGGGGCCCAGGTGGCATCGGGGGCGGACCTGCATCATGCAGTGTTGGAATGTGCCTTCTCAGCCTGCTCGCGTGGTTGGCTTTCTGGTCCAGGCATAGG GACCACAGTGTGCAGTAGTGTCCAGGGGACTCTGCGGCCAGTTGACGTCCAGTTGGAGAATGTAACCAGGGACATTGAACGACTGGGCGTGTTCTGTGTGAAAGATAGCG ATGCTCCATGTGGACAACCACCTTCATTTCCAAATTCACATCTGCAGGGGAAAACTGGGTTAGACCTGGGTGATGAACTCCTGTATGCCTGTAACCAAGAATACAAACTGCCCGATGGACAGACAGCATTCAGCCTGTTTTGTGATAGCTGTGGAGAATGGTACGGCCTGGTGCAACATTGTCTCAAAG ATGATCCTAAAGGCCACATCGACTACGAGGATAAGTTCACCGATGGCCATCTCTTTGAGAATCCAAGGGAGGTGCATCAAGTTTCCTTCACTCCAGGAGGAACCATTGATCATGAAATAGATGAACCCAGTTCTGAGCCAGAACGTGAGCCGACTGTCATGTCGGAGGCAAATGAAGACGATACAGTTTTAGCAACCAAACCTCCAGTGTCTCAGCTCAGTCAGAAACACATGTTTTGGTTTCCTTCAGAGGCCTTCCAGGACCGAGAGGAGCATCCACATATAACCACAGACTCCTCTGTTAAAATCCCTGTTGAAGACCAGAGTCACATGACCGACAAAATTTCCCACCAATCAGAAGTGATCACAGAGGAATATGACTCTGTTTATGATCACGCGACAGATTCACCTACTGAAGAACCTACCAGTCCCAGTGTTGGAAGCACAGAGGATTCCTGGCTAGACGGATACCCTGTTTCCCAAGGGGGAGATAAAGGGGGTCTGTCCACAGGGAAGGCGGAGCTGGAACACGGAGTAGATGTGGAAACTGTCACTGGGCGCACAGACCTTGAGGTGTTTGAGGATGCAACAAAAAGCTCTGTGGAGACTGGgggtttgattgacagctcagtGGAGGAACACATTGAAGTAACCAACCATCCTGAGGACGTGAAGTATGAGGTAGTCATTCACGTGAAAGGAGAAGATAACGTTGGAGGAGGGACAACCAGAGATGAAAAGCCTGTTGGAGTGAAGGATGATCCAGTGGTAACCTATTCTGAGGAATTTACAGAAGATGAACTGGAGAAAAAGACACCAAAGGTACCAACGAAAACAGAATCTGAGGCAGAGCTGGAGTGGGATGATGTTACTGGGACGCCCAATGCTGTGTACATGAAACCTACCACTTTTGTTACTCTTACAACAACAAGCGCAGATGATGTTGCGTTACACAAGCGGCCCATGATGTACACACCATCTTACGCTCCAGAAAACGTGAGCACCAGCCAACAGGGGCTGGGCCCCGAGCACAAAGCCACGCCCTCTGGGATGGTCCATTTGGACAGTACGCCTGTTTTTACCGACATGACTACACCTATCATGTGGGAAACCAATGACAATGATCACTTCCTAGAGCATGTTCCTGATCACGGCACAGCTGATATCCCCCATGTTCAGAGTGAGATAGAAAGAGATGGAGATCTCAGCCCGGACCCCCAGGAAGGAGCTGGGGAGAGTGCTTGTGCAGAAGACCCCTGCCGCGCATCGGGCCGTGGGCCAATGGTCGCTGCCATTATCGTTGGCATAGCAGCAGCGGTGGTGGGCGTGGTCTTGGGGGTGTGGTGTTACAAAAAAAGGCAACAAAAGAGCTCCCACTACCAACTCAATGGAACTAACAGGCAAACGCAGTGTATTGAATTACAGCAGACTGTG
- the susd5 gene encoding sushi domain-containing protein 5 isoform X2, whose protein sequence is MRRPRNRQLGLLSFLGCLACLTVGHSRADGHVFFLDLENGSKGGQEAGFEAAANACIAQGAQVASGADLHHAVLECAFSACSRGWLSGPGIGTTVCSSVQGTLRPVDVQLENVTRDIERLGVFCVKDSDAPCGQPPSFPNSHLQGKTGLDLGDELLYACNQEYKLPDGQTAFSLFCDSCGEWYGLVQHCLKDDPKGHIDYEDKFTDGHLFENPREVHQVSFTPGGTIDHEIDEPSSEPEREPTVMSEANEDDTVLATKPPVSQLSQKHMFWFPSEAFQDREEHPHITTDSSVKIPVEDQSHMTDKISHQSEVITEEYDSVYDHATDSPTEEPTSPSVGSTEDSWLDGYPVSQGGDKGGLSTGKAELEHGVDVETVTGRTDLEVFEDATKSSVETGGLIDSSVEEHIEVTNHPEDVKYEVVIHVKGEDNVGGGTTRDEKPVGVKDDPVVTYSEEFTEDELEKKTPKVPTKTESEAELEWDDVTGTPNAVYMKPTTFVTLTTTSADDVALHKRPMMYTPSYAPENVSTSQQGLGPEHKATPSGMVHLDSTPVFTDMTTPIMWETNDNDHFLEHVPDHGTADIPHVQSEIERDGDLSPDPQEGAGESACAEDPCRASGRGPMVAAIIVGIAAAVVGVVLGVWCYKKRQQKSSHYQLNGTNRQTQCIELQQTV, encoded by the exons ATGAGGCGACCGCGTAACCGACAGCTGGGGCTCCTGTCGTTTCTGGGATGCTTGGCTTGCTTAACAGTCGGTCACTCTCGCGCAGACG GACATGTGTTCTTTCTGGATTTGGAGAATGGTTCAAAAGGTGGACAAGAGGCAGGGTTCGAGGCAGCAGCTAATGCCTGTATCGCTCAAGGGGCCCAGGTGGCATCGGGGGCGGACCTGCATCATGCAGTGTTGGAATGTGCCTTCTCAGCCTGCTCGCGTGGTTGGCTTTCTGGTCCAGGCATAGG GACCACAGTGTGCAGTAGTGTCCAGGGGACTCTGCGGCCAGTTGACGTCCAGTTGGAGAATGTAACCAGGGACATTGAACGACTGGGCGTGTTCTGTGTGAAAGATAGCG ATGCTCCATGTGGACAACCACCTTCATTTCCAAATTCACATCTGCAGGGGAAAACTGGGTTAGACCTGGGTGATGAACTCCTGTATGCCTGTAACCAAGAATACAAACTGCCCGATGGACAGACAGCATTCAGCCTGTTTTGTGATAGCTGTGGAGAATGGTACGGCCTGGTGCAACATTGTCTCAAAG ATGATCCTAAAGGCCACATCGACTACGAGGATAAGTTCACCGATGGCCATCTCTTTGAGAATCCAAGGGAGGTGCATCAAGTTTCCTTCACTCCAGGAGGAACCATTGATCATGAAATAGATGAACCCAGTTCTGAGCCAGAACGTGAGCCGACTGTCATGTCGGAGGCAAATGAAGACGATACAGTTTTAGCAACCAAACCTCCAGTGTCTCAGCTCAGTCAGAAACACATGTTTTGGTTTCCTTCAGAGGCCTTCCAGGACCGAGAGGAGCATCCACATATAACCACAGACTCCTCTGTTAAAATCCCTGTTGAAGACCAGAGTCACATGACCGACAAAATTTCCCACCAATCAGAAGTGATCACAGAGGAATATGACTCTGTTTATGATCACGCGACAGATTCACCTACTGAAGAACCTACCAGTCCCAGTGTTGGAAGCACAGAGGATTCCTGGCTAGACGGATACCCTGTTTCCCAAGGGGGAGATAAAGGGGGTCTGTCCACAGGGAAGGCGGAGCTGGAACACGGAGTAGATGTGGAAACTGTCACTGGGCGCACAGACCTTGAGGTGTTTGAGGATGCAACAAAAAGCTCTGTGGAGACTGGgggtttgattgacagctcagtGGAGGAACACATTGAAGTAACCAACCATCCTGAGGACGTGAAGTATGAGGTAGTCATTCACGTGAAAGGAGAAGATAACGTTGGAGGAGGGACAACCAGAGATGAAAAGCCTGTTGGAGTGAAGGATGATCCAGTGGTAACCTATTCTGAGGAATTTACAGAAGATGAACTGGAGAAAAAGACACCAAAGGTACCAACGAAAACAGAATCTGAGGCAGAGCTGGAGTGGGATGATGTTACTGGGACGCCCAATGCTGTGTACATGAAACCTACCACTTTTGTTACTCTTACAACAACAAGCGCAGATGATGTTGCGTTACACAAGCGGCCCATGATGTACACACCATCTTACGCTCCAGAAAACGTGAGCACCAGCCAACAGGGGCTGGGCCCCGAGCACAAAGCCACGCCCTCTGGGATGGTCCATTTGGACAGTACGCCTGTTTTTACCGACATGACTACACCTATCATGTGGGAAACCAATGACAATGATCACTTCCTAGAGCATGTTCCTGATCACGGCACAGCTGATATCCCCCATGTTCAGAGTGAGATAGAAAGAGATGGAGATCTCAGCCCGGACCCCCAGGAAGGAGCTGGGGAGAGTGCTTGTGCAGAAGACCCCTGCCGCGCATCGGGCCGTGGGCCAATGGTCGCTGCCATTATCGTTGGCATAGCAGCAGCGGTGGTGGGCGTGGTCTTGGGGGTGTGGTGTTACAAAAAAAGGCAACAAAAGAGCTCCCACTACCAACTCAATGGAACTAACAGGCAAACGCAGTGTATTGAATTACAGCAGACTGTG
- the susd5 gene encoding sushi domain-containing protein 5 isoform X1 produces MRRPRNRQLGLLSFLGCLACLTVGHSRADVSSIGHVFFLDLENGSKGGQEAGFEAAANACIAQGAQVASGADLHHAVLECAFSACSRGWLSGPGIGTTVCSSVQGTLRPVDVQLENVTRDIERLGVFCVKDSDAPCGQPPSFPNSHLQGKTGLDLGDELLYACNQEYKLPDGQTAFSLFCDSCGEWYGLVQHCLKDDPKGHIDYEDKFTDGHLFENPREVHQVSFTPGGTIDHEIDEPSSEPEREPTVMSEANEDDTVLATKPPVSQLSQKHMFWFPSEAFQDREEHPHITTDSSVKIPVEDQSHMTDKISHQSEVITEEYDSVYDHATDSPTEEPTSPSVGSTEDSWLDGYPVSQGGDKGGLSTGKAELEHGVDVETVTGRTDLEVFEDATKSSVETGGLIDSSVEEHIEVTNHPEDVKYEVVIHVKGEDNVGGGTTRDEKPVGVKDDPVVTYSEEFTEDELEKKTPKVPTKTESEAELEWDDVTGTPNAVYMKPTTFVTLTTTSADDVALHKRPMMYTPSYAPENVSTSQQGLGPEHKATPSGMVHLDSTPVFTDMTTPIMWETNDNDHFLEHVPDHGTADIPHVQSEIERDGDLSPDPQEGAGESACAEDPCRASGRGPMVAAIIVGIAAAVVGVVLGVWCYKKRQQKSSHYQLNGTNRQTQCIELQQTV; encoded by the exons ATGAGGCGACCGCGTAACCGACAGCTGGGGCTCCTGTCGTTTCTGGGATGCTTGGCTTGCTTAACAGTCGGTCACTCTCGCGCAGACG TCTCCTCAATAGGACATGTGTTCTTTCTGGATTTGGAGAATGGTTCAAAAGGTGGACAAGAGGCAGGGTTCGAGGCAGCAGCTAATGCCTGTATCGCTCAAGGGGCCCAGGTGGCATCGGGGGCGGACCTGCATCATGCAGTGTTGGAATGTGCCTTCTCAGCCTGCTCGCGTGGTTGGCTTTCTGGTCCAGGCATAGG GACCACAGTGTGCAGTAGTGTCCAGGGGACTCTGCGGCCAGTTGACGTCCAGTTGGAGAATGTAACCAGGGACATTGAACGACTGGGCGTGTTCTGTGTGAAAGATAGCG ATGCTCCATGTGGACAACCACCTTCATTTCCAAATTCACATCTGCAGGGGAAAACTGGGTTAGACCTGGGTGATGAACTCCTGTATGCCTGTAACCAAGAATACAAACTGCCCGATGGACAGACAGCATTCAGCCTGTTTTGTGATAGCTGTGGAGAATGGTACGGCCTGGTGCAACATTGTCTCAAAG ATGATCCTAAAGGCCACATCGACTACGAGGATAAGTTCACCGATGGCCATCTCTTTGAGAATCCAAGGGAGGTGCATCAAGTTTCCTTCACTCCAGGAGGAACCATTGATCATGAAATAGATGAACCCAGTTCTGAGCCAGAACGTGAGCCGACTGTCATGTCGGAGGCAAATGAAGACGATACAGTTTTAGCAACCAAACCTCCAGTGTCTCAGCTCAGTCAGAAACACATGTTTTGGTTTCCTTCAGAGGCCTTCCAGGACCGAGAGGAGCATCCACATATAACCACAGACTCCTCTGTTAAAATCCCTGTTGAAGACCAGAGTCACATGACCGACAAAATTTCCCACCAATCAGAAGTGATCACAGAGGAATATGACTCTGTTTATGATCACGCGACAGATTCACCTACTGAAGAACCTACCAGTCCCAGTGTTGGAAGCACAGAGGATTCCTGGCTAGACGGATACCCTGTTTCCCAAGGGGGAGATAAAGGGGGTCTGTCCACAGGGAAGGCGGAGCTGGAACACGGAGTAGATGTGGAAACTGTCACTGGGCGCACAGACCTTGAGGTGTTTGAGGATGCAACAAAAAGCTCTGTGGAGACTGGgggtttgattgacagctcagtGGAGGAACACATTGAAGTAACCAACCATCCTGAGGACGTGAAGTATGAGGTAGTCATTCACGTGAAAGGAGAAGATAACGTTGGAGGAGGGACAACCAGAGATGAAAAGCCTGTTGGAGTGAAGGATGATCCAGTGGTAACCTATTCTGAGGAATTTACAGAAGATGAACTGGAGAAAAAGACACCAAAGGTACCAACGAAAACAGAATCTGAGGCAGAGCTGGAGTGGGATGATGTTACTGGGACGCCCAATGCTGTGTACATGAAACCTACCACTTTTGTTACTCTTACAACAACAAGCGCAGATGATGTTGCGTTACACAAGCGGCCCATGATGTACACACCATCTTACGCTCCAGAAAACGTGAGCACCAGCCAACAGGGGCTGGGCCCCGAGCACAAAGCCACGCCCTCTGGGATGGTCCATTTGGACAGTACGCCTGTTTTTACCGACATGACTACACCTATCATGTGGGAAACCAATGACAATGATCACTTCCTAGAGCATGTTCCTGATCACGGCACAGCTGATATCCCCCATGTTCAGAGTGAGATAGAAAGAGATGGAGATCTCAGCCCGGACCCCCAGGAAGGAGCTGGGGAGAGTGCTTGTGCAGAAGACCCCTGCCGCGCATCGGGCCGTGGGCCAATGGTCGCTGCCATTATCGTTGGCATAGCAGCAGCGGTGGTGGGCGTGGTCTTGGGGGTGTGGTGTTACAAAAAAAGGCAACAAAAGAGCTCCCACTACCAACTCAATGGAACTAACAGGCAAACGCAGTGTATTGAATTACAGCAGACTGTG